The following DNA comes from candidate division WOR-3 bacterium.
ATTGTTACATAGTCTGGATTTCCTACACTCGTGGCATAACTATAGCCCGTGATGTAGATATTGTGGGAAGTGTCAAGGGCAATTGCGAATGCAACATCGTCACTGTTTCCTATACCGTTATATCTTAGGCACCATTGTTCTTGACCTGCGGAATTGTATTTGATTGTTGTATAATCAGATGAAGTATTGGAGTTGCTTGAACCAGTTACATAGATATTGTCCTGATTATCTACCGCAATCGCATAGGCTTGGTCATTGCTATTACCCAATCCGTTATATCTTTTTGCCCATTGCTCAATGCCATTGGGATTATATTTAATCGTGGCGTAATCATAATTAAGGGGATAACTGTTTGAACTGGCACTTCTGCCCGTGACATAAACATTACCCGCATTATCAATCGCAATTGCATTTGCATAATCGTAAGAATTTCCTACGCCGTTATATCTTTGCACCCAATGCAAAGTTCCAGCGGAATTGTATTTGATTGTTGCATAGTCGCGTTCCGTACCAGAGCCAAAGCCGGAGCCGGTGACATAGATATTGTTATAACTATCGATTGCAATTGCTGTTGCTCCATCAAAATAATTTCCTGACCCATTATAGGTTCTTAACCATTGTAAATTTCCCAAAGAATCGTATTTGATTGTTGCATAATCAAAGTCAGAGTTAGGATAATATGCCTCGCCGGTCACATAAACATTACCAAAATTGTCGACTGCTATCGCATATGCAGCATCATCGCCATTGCCTGTACCGTTATATCTTTGCACCCACTGCTGAACTCCATTTGAATTATATTTTATCGTCACATAGTCATAACTCGTGCCGTATTGCCAACTTGTGCCGGTTACATAGACATTGCCTTGACCATCAACTGCAATTGCGGATGCAACATCAAAGTAATTATCTGGACCATTATATCGCTTAACCCACTGGACTTGGCCGGCTGAATTACATTTAATTGTCGCATAGTCCCAATTAGTGCCCGCACCTTCACTGTGTCCAGTTACATAAACATTACCTGCATTATCGAGGGCAATTGCCCATGCGCGGTCATAACTGCTTGCTGGACCATTGTATCTTTGAGACCATTGAATTTGGCCCATAGAGTTATATTTGATTGTTAGATAATCATAACCGGTATTAGAATAGAAACTATAACCGGTGACATAAACATTACCCGCATTATCAACTATAATCGATTTTGCGACATCCTCACTATTTTCTGGTCCATTGTACCTCCTAACCCAAATATTGTCAACCTGCGAATATAAAAGAATTGGCGGGATACAAAATGCAGAGAGAAGAATTACCGACAACTTTTTATATTTACTCATATTGCCTCCCGAGCAATAGATTCGCTAAAGATTAATATGGAATCAAAGTGCTGTCAGGGGAATATTAAGAGAATTCTGAGGGTGTCAGTTTTGTTACAGAAAGTATTGAAATTGTTGAATACTTCTTGCAATTTTTCTGTGTTCTCTTCAATACGGATGCAGGTTGTGATTGTTTTCAGGTTTCTTTTTCAGAGAAGGTCTCAATTAATTTTGGTTTTGAATGCCTAACTTTGAATTTAAAAATACTATCGATTAAAGTTTTTATTGTCTTGCCTTGTATTTTTATTTTGAGCGTTTGCAATTAGGATTATTTTTGTGCCAATTTCATAAATGTTGACAAGGAGGTCAAATGTCTTATAAATTTGCTAATTGACTTTAAGAAATATTTTGTTATGCTTTATCTAACACGATTTTGCGAAATAAAGAGAAGTCATTTTGGTTGAAAGTGATTATTACGAAACAGAAATTATGCTGTAAGTTTATAATTTATCTTATGTTTTCTGAATATGGAATAGAATTTAATCGTAATTTTTTAATATCTGGAGGCAGTAGTGAAAGAATATAGTGCTGATAAGATAATTAATCTTGGCTTTTTTGGTCACGGTGGTTGTGGTAAGACAACCATTGGTGAAGCAATTCTTTATTTGTTAAAACAGAATACCCGTTTAGGTCGGGTTGATGATGGAACTTCACTGTTGAATTACGATGAAGATGAAATCGCCCGAAAAATTAGTATTAATCTTGCTTTAGGTTATGGTGAATATAAAGACCATTATTTCAATATCGTTGATACCCCGGGATATGCAGACTTTATTGGCGAAGTGCTTTCCGGATTACGAGCCATTGATTGTGCGGTAGTGGTAATTGATGCGACTTCGGGTATTGAAGTCGGAACGGAATTAATCTGGCGATATATTAATAAAGAAGAATTGCCGAGAATAATTTTCATTAACAAATTAAAAAAGGAAAATGCCGACTTTTACAAAATTATTGAAGACTTGATTAAGGAATGGGGCAGTGGTGTCTGTCCTCTGTTTCTTCCTATAGGTAAAGAAGCAAGTTTTGAAGGCGTGGTTAATATTTTAGAAAATAAAG
Coding sequences within:
- a CDS encoding SBBP repeat-containing protein, which codes for MSKYKKLSVILLSAFCIPPILLYSQVDNIWVRRYNGPENSEDVAKSIIVDNAGNVYVTGYSFYSNTGYDYLTIKYNSMGQIQWSQRYNGPASSYDRAWAIALDNAGNVYVTGHSEGAGTNWDYATIKCNSAGQVQWVKRYNGPDNYFDVASAIAVDGQGNVYVTGTSWQYGTSYDYVTIKYNSNGVQQWVQRYNGTGNGDDAAYAIAVDNFGNVYVTGEAYYPNSDFDYATIKYDSLGNLQWLRTYNGSGNYFDGATAIAIDSYNNIYVTGSGFGSGTERDYATIKYNSAGTLHWVQRYNGVGNSYDYANAIAIDNAGNVYVTGRSASSNSYPLNYDYATIKYNPNGIEQWAKRYNGLGNSNDQAYAIAVDNQDNIYVTGSSNSNTSSDYTTIKYNSAGQEQWCLRYNGIGNSDDVAFAIALDTSHNIYITGYSYATSVGNPDYVTIKYGATSTIEESKIMVDAKYSTLKIYPNPAKSVIRVCCPSSVECVRIYDVTGKLIKVQEFKGSKDTKVSLDGI